From Nicotiana tabacum cultivar K326 chromosome 20, ASM71507v2, whole genome shotgun sequence, one genomic window encodes:
- the LOC107769470 gene encoding NAC domain-containing protein 17: MKMLELIDSDSFACFGSSKNAFPPGFRFHPTDEELVLYYLKKKICRKRILLDAIAETDVYKWDPEDLPDLSKLKTGDRQWFFFSPRDRKYPNGARSNRATKHGYWKATGKDRIITCNSRAVGVKKTLVYYKGRAPVGERTDWVMHEYTMDEEELKRCQNVHDYYALYKVFKKSGPGPKNNEQYGAPFREEDWVDDECPSAKASVRPVDDECPSAKASVRQDTSAKHVNEAPSVDGGLEELLNNTADEAVLVEPLCADYDYALEQLVYEEDTESTLLDHSSREVNFPNHSAVIAPGCQHYHVKESFDLTQSGTSQLQLHEAPEVTSAPVSWEQQRHVVEEDFLEDYLEMNDLLGPEPSIQNFDNPELGVKNFDEAGPSGQNFDKPAGNFEDLQFDYLDGLTEFDLYHDTPFLLDDIRTTDVGQITEPYMNNFVNGAVNPVSTTYLSTFQNEMVNHQPMYLNNGEQISNQLWTHDQRFNIYNPSEANQLVVPPAISGVVYDSNLANHPMGASQNQIVRQDDGTPSWFSSQLWAFVDSIPTTPAAAAESPLVNGAFKRMSSFSKLRINARNMNVVAGNTVTSSSSGNSKNGVFYFSFLGILCAILCVLVGTFVKVFGRYISS; this comes from the exons ATGAAGATGTTGGAGTTAATTGATTCGGACTCGTTTGCATGTTTTGGGTCGTCGAAGAATGCGTTTCCACCTGGGTTTAGGTTTCATCCGACAGACGAGGAACTTGTACTGTATTACTTGAAGAAGAAGATATGTCGGAAGAGGATTCTGCTGGATGCCATCGCTGAGACTGACGTGTATAAGTGGGATCCTGAGGACTTGCCTG ATCTGTCTAAATTAAAAACTGGGGACCGGCAGTGGTTCTTCTTTAGCCCCAGAGATCGAAAGTATCCTAACGGAGCACGGTCAAACAGGGCAACAAAGCACGGGTATTGGAAAGCTACGGGAAAGGATCGAATTATTACGTGCAACTCACGTGCTGTTGGAGTTAAGAAGACCCTAGTCTATTATAAAGGCCGAGCACCAGTAGGCGAGCGAACAGACTGGGTGATGCATGAGTATACTATGGATGAAGAAGAGCTGAAAAGGTGTCAGAATGTCCATGACTACTATGCGCTTTACAAGGTCTTTAAGAAAAGTGGGCCTGGTCCTAAGAATAATGAGCAGTATGGTGCACCTTTTAGAGAAGAGGACTGGGTTGATGATGAATGTCCAAGTGCCAAAGCCTCTGTTCGCCCGGTTGATGATGAATGCCCAAGTGCCAAGGCCTCTGTCCGCCAAGACACTTCCGCAAAGCATGTCAACGAAGCTCCTTCTGTAGATGGTGGACTTGAGGAGTTGTTGAACAATACTGCAGATGAGGCTGTGCTTGTTGAGCCACTTTGTGCCGACTATGATTATGCCCTAGAGCAGCTTGTATATGAGGAAGATACTGAAAGTACATTGCTAGATCATTCATCAAGGGAAGTTAATTTTCCCAATCATAGTGCTGTGATTGCCCCAGGCTGCCAGCATTACCATGTGAAGGAAAGCTTTGACCTGACACAGTCAGGCACGTCACAGCTACAGTTGCATGAGGCACCAGAGGTCACATCTGCTCCCGTTAGTTGGGAACAACAGCGGCATGTGGTGGAAGAGGATTTCCTTGAAGATTATCTGGAGATGAATGACCTTCTTGGTCCAGAGCCAAGCATTCAGAACTTTGATAATCCGGAGCTGGGTGTTAAAAACTTTGATGAGGCCGGACCAAGTGGTCAAAACTTTGATAAGCCTGCTGGAAACTTCGAGGATTTGCAATTCGATTACTTGGATGGGTTGACAGAATTTGACTTGTATCATGACACACCCTTTCTTCTTGATGATATTAGAACAACTGATGTGGGGCAAATTACTGAACCATACATGAACAACTTTGTGAATGGTGCTGTAAATCCTGTTTCAACAACGTATTTAAGCACTTTTCAGAATGAAATGGTGAACCATCAGCCAATGTACTTGAATAATGGAGAACAGATTAGCAATCAACTGTGGACACATGATCAAAGGTTTAACATCTATAACCCCAGTGAGGCAAATCAGTTGGTTGTTCCTCCAGCTATATCAG GTGTTGTGTATGATAGTAATTTGGCAAATCATCCTATGGGCGCAAGTCAGAATCAAATAGTCAGACAGGATGATGGTACACCGTCATGGTTCTCCTCTCAGTTGTGGGCCTTTGTGGATTCTATACCTACCACTCCTGCTGCAGCTGCTGAAAGTCCTCTGGTTAATGGGGCTTTCAAGCGCATGTCTAGCTTTAGTAAGTTGAGAATAAACGCCAGGAACATGAATGTTGTGGCAGGTAATACTGTAACTTCAAGCAGTTCGGGCAACTCTAAGAATGgggttttttatttttcttttcttggaaTACTTTGTGCAATCTTATGTGTgttagtaggaacatttgttaaAGTCTTTGGGAGATACATATCCTCTTAA